The following proteins are encoded in a genomic region of Gadus macrocephalus chromosome 19, ASM3116895v1:
- the LOC132447908 gene encoding uncharacterized protein LOC132447908: MLESHLMGSLVLFLLILRTESTNGILNSINDLKKIPFGQSVPKHSLVLLHWFANTIEIDNNDAIELTFEPNNGDYGTHHYGNYERVLDPVPSGNQYFTLGNINHMINNNRNSLPSYVVGDLNHLLGREELNRARIIFSHHILAHTTHQVFITQHYEVNQNRGSGYDPGHTYQITIDLLRELRVLSSDRREQSELSEIGRNFGSAIDSDELSSIRNKFGQLACVGLLLFIVINERNLPCRPNRARETKRPPKRNVGEPKLPPKQNVGEPKLPPKQNVGEPKLPPKQNVGEPKLPPKENIGEPKLPPKQNVGEEQLPLNPNVRVLESPPKRNVQACATPHISVNIPENDFNLRRPNQDWDDDQCCCKCWCAFKICVVIAGLIIAIITTLIIIIIY; encoded by the coding sequence ATGTTAGAAAGTCATCTTATGGGCTCTTTAGTCCTCTTTCTTTTAATCCTTCGTACTGAATCAACTAATGGAATTCTCAATTCAATCAACGACCTGAAGAAAATCCCCTTCGGCCAATCGGTGCCCAAGCACAGCCTTGTGCTGCTCCACTGGTTTGCCAACACCATAGAAATAGACAACAACGACGCGATAGAGCTGACCTTTGAACCAAACAATGGAGACTATGGCACTCATCACTATGGAAACTATGAGAGAGTCCTGGATCCAGTGCCCTCCGGCAACCAGTACTTCACCCTCGGCAACATCAACCACATGATCAACAATAACAGAAACTCTTTGCCCTCTTATGTCGTGGGTGACCTAAACCATCTGTTGGGGAGGGAGGAACTCAACAGGGCCCGCATCATATTCTCGCATCATATTCTCGCACACACCACTCACCAGGTGTTCATCACACAGCACTACGAGGTCAATCAGAACCGGGGGTCTGGGTACGACCCAGGGCACACCTACCAGATCACCATCGACCTCTTGAGGGAGCTCAGAGTCCTATCCTCGGACAGAAGAGAACAGTCCGAGCTGTCAGAGATCGGACGCAACTTCGGTAGCGCCATCGACAGCGACGAACTTTCGTCTATAAGAAACAAGTTTGGCCAGCTGGCGTGTGTCGGACTGCTGTTGTTCATCGTGATCAACGAGAGGAATTTGCCTTGCAGACCCAACAGAGCTCGAGAAACGAAGCGTCCTCCAAAACGTAACGTTGGAGAACCGAAGCTTCCTCCCAAACAAAACGTTGGAGAACCGAAGCTTCCTCCCAAACAAAACGTTGGAGAACCGAAGCTTCCTCCCAAACAAAACGTTGGAGAACCGAAGCTTCCTCCCAAAGAAAACATTGGAGAACCGAAGCTTCCTCCCAAACAAAACGTTGGAGAAGAGCAGCTTCCTCTGAATCCTAACGTTCGAGTACTGGAGAGTCCTCCAAAACGTAACGTTCAAGCCTGCGCCACTCCGCACATATCTGTGAATATTCCAGAAAACGACTTCAACCTCAGGCGACCTAATCAGGACTGGGATGATGATCAATGTTGCTGCAAATGTTGGTGTGCGTTCAAGATATGCGTAGTAATAGCTGGATTAATAATAGCGATAATCACaactctaataataataataatatactag
- the LOC132447909 gene encoding uncharacterized protein LOC132447909 isoform X1, which yields MSESHLMGFLVLLSILPTASTIGILKSINDLKKIPFGQSVPKHSLALLHWFANTIEIDNNDLIELTFEPNNGDYGTHHYGNFDGVLDPLPPGQQYYTLGNINPMINNNGNSLPSYVTGQRNHLLGREELNRARIIFSLLGQDTIDQVFITQHYHANQGLGTVYDPEHTYQITINLLRELREFSLDQNQQSELSEIGTNFGSAIDSDELSSIRNKFGQLACVGLLLFIVITEKNLPCRPNRARETKRPPKRNVGEPKLPPKQNVGEPKLPPKQNVGEPRRPPKLNNGTSATEYISLNIPENDYNHRQLNQVRHNDQCCPTACKICIGIIITIIIIIIIAITIITILYKSIT from the coding sequence ATGTCGGAAAGTCATCTGATGGGCTTTTTAGTCCTTCTATCAATCCTTCCTACTGCATCAACTATTGGAATTCTCAAATCAATCAACGACCTGAAGAAAATCCCCTTCGGCCAATCGGTGCCCAAGCACAGCCTTGCGTTGCTCCACTGGTTTGCCAACACAATAGAAATAGACAACAATGACTTGATAGAGCTGACCTTTGAACCAAACAATGGAGACTATGGCACTCATCACTATGGAAACTTTGATGGAGTCCTGGATCCACTGCCACCCGGCCAGCAGTACTACACCCTTGGCAACATCAACCCCATGATCAACAATAACGGAAACTCTTTGCCCTCTTATGTCACCGGTCAGCGAAACCATCTGTTGGGGAGGGAGGAACTCAACAGGGCTCGCATTATATTCTCGCTCTTGGGCCAGGACACCATCGACCAGGTGTTCATCACACAGCACTACCATGCCAATCAGGGTCTGGGGACTGTGTATGACCCAGAGCACACCTACCAGATCACCATCAACCTCTTGAGGGAGCTCAGAGAATTCTCCTTGGACCAAAATCAACAGTCCGAGCTGTCAGAGATCGGAACCAACTTCGGTAGCGCCATCGACAGCGACGAACTTTCGTCTATAAGAAACAAGTTTGGCCAGCTGGCGTGTGTCGGACTGCTGTTGTTCATCGTGATCACTGAGAAGAATTTGCCTTGCAGACCCAACAGAGCTCGAGAAACGAAGCGTCCTCCAAAACGTAACGTTGGAGAACCGAAGCTTCCTCCCAAACAAAACGTTGGAGAACCGAAGCTTCCTCCCAAACAAAACGTTGGAGAACCGAGGCGTCCTCCGAAACTTAACAATGGAACAAGCGCAACGGAGTACATATCTTTGAATATTCCCGAAAACGACTACAACCATAGGCAACTCAATCAGGTCAGGCACAATGATCAATGTTGCCCTACAGCCTGCAAGATATGtataggaataataataacaataataataataataataatagcaataaccataataacaatattatacAAGTCCATAACTTAA
- the LOC132447911 gene encoding uncharacterized protein LOC132447911, which produces MPESHLMGFLVLFFSILRTESTIGILNSINDLKKIPFGQSVPKQSLPLLHFFASTIEFDNNDLIELTFEPSNGDYGTHHYGNYEGVLDRLPPGQQYYTLGNINPMINNNGISLPSYVAGHVNHLLGGEELNRARIIFSLLDQDTIGQVFITQHYEANQGLGTGYDPVHTYRISINLLRELRVFSLDRRQHSELSEIGGNIGSGITDHELSSVRNTWGQLACVGLLLFIVINERNSPCSPNRAREPKRPPKCNVREPKLPPKRNVRQPKLPLKPNVRVLASPPKRNVRASVTPHISVNIPENDINLRPPNQDWDIFQCCYKCWFVFKICGLIVGVAIVISIIIIICKYLP; this is translated from the coding sequence ATGCCGGAAAGTCATCTGATGGGCTTTTTAGTCCTCTTTTTCTCAATCCTTCGTACTGAATCAACTATTGGAATTCTCAACTCAATCAACGACCTGAAGAAAATCCCCTTCGGTCAATCGGTGCCCAAGCAAAGCCTTCCGCTGCTCCACTTTTTTGCCAGCACCATAGAATTTGACAACAACGACTTGATAGAGCTGACCTTTGAACCAAGCAATGGAGACTATGGCACTCATCACTATGGAAACTATGAGGGAGTCCTGGATCGACTGCCACCCGGCCAGCAGTACTACACCCTCGGCAACATCAACCCCATGATCAACAATAACGGAATCTCTTTGCCCTCTTATGTCGCGGGTCACGTAAACCATCTGTTGGGGGGTGAGGAACTCAACAGGGCCCGCATCATATTCTCGCTCTTGGACCAGGACACCATCGGTCAGGTGTTCATCACACAGCACTACGAGGCCAATCAGGGTCTGGGGACTGGGTACGACCCAGTGCACACCTACCGGATCAGCATCAACCTCTTGAGGGAGCTCAGAGTCTTCTCCTTGGACCGAAGACAACACTCTGAGCTGTCAGAGATCGGAGGCAACATCGGAAGCGGCATCACTGACCACGAACTTTCGTCTGTAAGAAACACGTGGGGCCAGCTGGCGTGTGTTGGACTGCTGTTGTTCATTGTGATCAACGAGAGGAATTCCCCTTGCAGTCCAAACAGAGCTCGAGAACCGAAGCGTCCTCCAAAATGTAACGTTCGAGAACCGAAGCTTCCTCCCAAAAGAAACGTTAGACAACCGAAGCTTCCTCTGAAACCCAACGTTCGAGTACTGGCGAGTCCTCCGAAACGTAACGTTCGAGCAAGTGTTACTCCGCACATATCTGTGAATATTCCAGAGAACGACATCAACCTCAGACCACCAAACCAGGACTGGGACATTTTTCAATGTTGCTATAAATGTTGGTTTGTGTTCAAGATATGCGGACTAATAGTAGGAGTAGCAATAGTAAtaagcataataataataatatgcaagTACCTACCTTAA